In the Thermoanaerobaculia bacterium genome, one interval contains:
- a CDS encoding DNA recombination protein RmuC, producing MPSTVALAASPSAALAGPPSAALAGLPSAALAALVVLVAIAAIALYLSGRRAAREQQDSVEQRRMLTALTAETAASRALAAESGKTVHALSEALEKRLVSFERTIDERIRASQDALGQNIGTMQKQSAESAKLLHAVGENLGRVFEASQKIEKLAGDVTRLEDLLKPPKIRGLLGESFLEESLRQVLPPGSWEMQKRFADGEIVDAAVRVGERFVPIDSKFPYESYRRALDCGDDAERKRLLRQLRAATKKQAEDIARKYIRAGEGTLEFALMYLPAEALYAEIVADGEDGNVAEYAIERHVIPVSPTLLYAYLFTVAQGLRGLEIQKRAHAVVAELAVLKRSVERIEEPFAKVGSHLSNAQKQYEETAKQLTRFAERLREIAESEETPAQAPLPLGVLPPKT from the coding sequence GTGCCGTCGACGGTCGCGCTCGCCGCGTCCCCGTCCGCCGCGCTCGCCGGGCCGCCGTCCGCCGCGCTCGCCGGGCTACCTTCTGCCGCGCTCGCCGCGCTGGTCGTCCTCGTCGCGATCGCCGCGATCGCGCTGTATCTCTCCGGCCGGCGCGCGGCGCGCGAGCAGCAGGACTCGGTCGAACAGCGGCGGATGCTGACGGCGCTGACCGCCGAGACGGCCGCGTCGAGGGCGCTCGCGGCGGAGTCCGGAAAAACCGTCCACGCGCTCTCCGAGGCGCTCGAAAAGCGGCTCGTCTCGTTCGAACGGACGATCGACGAACGGATCCGGGCCAGCCAGGACGCGCTGGGCCAGAACATCGGAACGATGCAGAAACAGAGCGCGGAGTCGGCGAAGCTCCTGCACGCCGTCGGCGAAAACCTCGGGCGGGTGTTCGAGGCATCGCAGAAGATCGAGAAGCTCGCCGGCGACGTCACGCGCCTGGAGGACCTGCTGAAGCCCCCGAAGATCCGGGGTCTCCTGGGCGAGTCGTTCCTCGAGGAGTCCCTGCGGCAGGTCCTTCCTCCGGGATCGTGGGAAATGCAGAAACGGTTCGCCGACGGAGAGATCGTCGACGCCGCCGTTCGCGTGGGGGAGCGCTTCGTTCCGATCGACAGCAAGTTTCCGTACGAGAGCTACCGCCGCGCGCTCGACTGCGGCGACGACGCGGAGCGCAAGCGCCTCCTGCGGCAGCTCCGTGCGGCGACGAAGAAGCAGGCGGAGGACATCGCGCGGAAATACATCCGGGCCGGAGAGGGCACCCTGGAATTCGCGCTCATGTACCTCCCCGCCGAGGCGCTCTACGCCGAGATCGTCGCGGACGGCGAAGACGGCAACGTCGCCGAGTACGCGATCGAGAGGCACGTCATTCCGGTGTCTCCCACGCTCCTCTACGCCTACCTCTTCACGGTCGCGCAGGGGCTGCGCGGGCTCGAGATCCAGAAGCGGGCGCACGCCGTCGTCGCGGAGCTCGCCGTGCTGAAGCGGAGCGTCGAGCGGATCGAGGAGCCGTTCGCGAAGGTCGGCAGCCACCTTTCGAACGCCCAGAAACAGTACGAGGAGACCGCCAAACAGCTCACCCGGTTCGCGGAGCGTCTGCGGGAAATCGCCGAATCCGAGGAGACGCCGGCCCAGGCGCCGCTCCCGCTCGGCGTCCTGCCTCCGAAGACGTAG
- a CDS encoding arginine deiminase family protein: MKLHVTSEIGKLDAVLVHLPGKEIDRMVPSMMDELLFDDILYGDGAREEHRRFQQILRTAWKEDADTVEVLDIQDLLEEILTDPQTKEEVLADLALKLQIPETAMKKIWEASAEEAAAMLIEGIVREDGQISDRLETLYVLPPLPNCFFMRDPQTILGDRVILGSMATAARLREPLLSGYVFQYSKRFERPKDFFIFREFSSDFTRLSTAASRPSLEGGDVLIPREDILLVGISERTSKSTVEHLAASLKEGKTGIKKIFTVEIPARRSYMHLDTVFTMINRDECLCYAPMIVQGGPEEADVYQVSLTGREITYTSKGPLLQVLRENGIDLKPVACGGTDPIHQQREQWTDGANAFALAPGVIVCYERNVRTAEELARNGYKILYEDDILMGREELELWTDKKYAIQIAGPELSRARGGPRCMTMPLARKDP; the protein is encoded by the coding sequence ATGAAGCTGCACGTGACGTCGGAGATCGGCAAGCTGGATGCCGTGCTCGTCCACCTTCCCGGCAAGGAGATCGACCGCATGGTCCCCTCCATGATGGACGAGCTCCTCTTCGACGACATCCTCTACGGCGACGGCGCCCGCGAGGAGCACCGCCGGTTCCAGCAGATCCTCCGCACCGCCTGGAAGGAGGACGCCGACACCGTCGAAGTGCTCGACATCCAGGACCTGCTCGAAGAGATCCTCACCGATCCGCAGACGAAGGAGGAAGTGCTCGCCGATCTCGCGCTGAAGCTGCAGATCCCGGAAACGGCGATGAAGAAGATCTGGGAAGCGAGCGCGGAAGAGGCGGCGGCGATGCTGATCGAGGGGATCGTCCGGGAGGACGGACAGATCTCCGACCGGCTCGAGACCCTCTACGTGCTCCCGCCGCTCCCGAACTGTTTCTTCATGCGGGACCCGCAGACGATCCTCGGCGATCGCGTGATCCTCGGATCGATGGCGACCGCGGCGCGGCTTCGCGAGCCCCTCCTCTCGGGATACGTGTTCCAGTATTCGAAGCGGTTCGAGAGGCCGAAGGACTTCTTCATTTTCCGGGAGTTCTCGAGCGACTTCACGCGCCTGTCGACGGCCGCTTCCCGCCCCTCGCTCGAGGGGGGAGACGTGCTCATCCCGCGCGAGGACATCCTCCTCGTCGGCATCTCGGAGCGGACGTCCAAATCGACCGTCGAGCACCTGGCGGCGTCGCTCAAGGAAGGGAAGACCGGCATCAAGAAGATCTTCACGGTCGAGATCCCGGCGCGGCGTTCGTACATGCACCTGGACACCGTCTTCACGATGATCAACCGCGACGAATGCCTCTGCTACGCGCCGATGATCGTCCAGGGCGGACCCGAGGAGGCCGACGTCTACCAGGTGTCGCTGACCGGCCGCGAGATCACCTACACGTCGAAGGGGCCGCTCCTCCAGGTCCTTCGGGAGAACGGGATCGACCTGAAGCCCGTCGCCTGCGGAGGAACCGACCCGATCCACCAGCAGCGCGAGCAATGGACCGACGGCGCGAATGCGTTCGCCCTCGCTCCCGGCGTGATCGTCTGCTACGAGAGGAACGTCCGCACCGCCGAGGAGCTCGCGCGGAACGGCTACAAGATCCTCTACGAGGACGACATCCTCATGGGGCGCGAGGAGCTCGAGCTCTGGACCGACAAGAAATACGCGATCCAGATCGCCGGCCCGGAGCTCTCCCGCGCGCGCGGCGGCCCCCGGTGCATGACGATGCCGCTCGCGCGAAAGGATCCGTGA